The window actaccaagattgcccggtaactagaggcagttcaaatcctatgttatgacagcgggtaccgcaacgatataattttataatagatgttaaatttgcaccggccaaaagaatatgtatatatatattttttgcccATACACCGATGAGTGTCAGCACTACCCACAGTACTTTCCCGATACCTGGGAACGAATATCACACAGGTAGGGTTCGAACACACGACCCTTCCAACGCTCGAGCAGTGTCTTAAATGGTACATAACGGTTTTGGTctatgcaatttttgtttttaataagtatATTTATTTGCGATCATTCACGGCAAATCTGTAATACTTAACGGAAATCTTTCGGTAAATTTGTGCCGTTGCAAATATTTACGTTTAATTCGCAACACGCCAGATATCGTGCAAGGaatttgttcaaataaatattatttctttgttcgCTGACACTGAGGTATGTttggaaattattattaaatcttaCTCAGTGCATCAGGATCATCTGTCATTTTCTTGAAGAAGCGTGTGGGTGCACGGTCTGCAGTGTTGGGGTGACTCAGAGCCTCCTTGATGGAAGCGAAGCTGTTGACGACCACCACCAATGTACCGCCTAGATTCATACTAAACACCGGTCCGTAGGTCTTAGCCAGTCGGGTTAAGTTCTTGTACTCGTCCCCGGCTGAGATGAGATTTGGGAGGTAGCCAAGAAGGGGCCATCCAGTCGGGCCGGGAGGAAGGTTCCTCGGCCGTCGGTAAAACCATGTAGCTATGAAGAGAGCTATCAACCCAACCAGTACTGACTTGACAGTCAATGAGCTACAAATCCCAAGTAGAAATGccatgtttttctgtgtaattcAGACCTAGCAGTTGTCTAAAGGTATACACCTGTGCACCACCCCTGTGAAGATAACCGCTTTACTACGGATAATTTTCTTCACCCATGGCTCATTTACCAAGGATCTATTTGTATAGCACCAGGGGTAGACTATAAGCTACGACAAAGCAGATTGTAGTTCACAGCAGACCATGAGCAGACATTCGTACCTGGTGGTACCATGGGGTACCCAGTCGCCTTCATTGTTGATGGGTCACAGGTCAACACGACATACAACAAAGTCAATAATCGCGGTGgttgcattcgattagcttccctttgACCCCTcggtgctcactcaggtgagcccctgacaagagctaatcgaacgataacactcgccctctcgtggtgacgtcatacACCTGGGGCCATCCCCCAAGTGAcacactccacaagcagggaacTTGGGGATGACCCGGGGGATCtcctggaatgatgtcaaagctattcgaacgtaccgggggcagaccggggtccacccagggaagctaatcgaacgcacccattaataCATCGATGCCTAAATTTCTTctggcgccctctattgaatctTCCCCCTCCAGACAGATTTCCCTAGGACAGTCGAGTTCACAAAGAATTTAGGACTCAGTCCCAACTAACAGCTCCAAAATTAATAGTCGTAGGAGATTAAAAACTTCAGGCTGGTCCTTATAAGTTAGGACGCTCGTTCTTACTGGAGAAAAGACTAGTCCTGTTGTGAAATCCACCTATAACCTACAACAAATTTGTGCTAGAAAGTCAAGGCTGAACGTTCGACCGAGACATCATATATCAAAAGATATACCACCTGTTGCTTAGCAGCCCTACCATATACACAGTGTTTGCAGCATTCATAATACACAATatctttttgtacacaaaattggAAGTGAACGGAAGCAtgtctgaccccccccccccccccgggtaGGCCAGACCCGCAGCAACGTCATtgttaaatgaacacgttgccttggatcggacgagttggtctctaAAAAGCGTTTAaacccgtttgttatgaaatgcatatagttagaaagatgtttcaaaagtataatacaatgatccacacaagtatcactcaaaattgcacgattttcctttaACGTCGCAaagtaacacggtcggccatttatgggagtcaaaaatttgactcccataaatgatcgaccatgttagtcgacgaggtaaaaagaaaaccacgcaattacgAGGCATATTTGTAcccaaatgcattttacaacaaacggttacagaacgcttttcaaagaccaactcgacccatccaaggcaacgtgttcttttaatatGAAAAGTTGCTGATGCACTACGTTTTACATTATTGAATAACTGATCAGTCTGAACTGTTTCGCAGGTTGGGGCAACATTCTCATTTCCTACCGACCCAGAACGTTCAGTTGTTGTCAGTCTATAATTGCCAGATCATAACACAACTGCAGTCTATAGGCTACACGTACTGTGTCAATATGGAGAATCTCCTTAGCTTATTTACTGCATGgccatttcatttcaaatggtgGTCGGGTTTTGGGGGATAGTCGTCGAAAATCCGGAGCTAATCtgtcttaggccgtgtccgaaacggcgacttcggctacagctacggctagatcgcgcgcgtctgcctattcttcaacactggtagacgcgccgatctagacgtagctgtaaccgaagtcgtcgtttcggacacggccttagattcaaattttgggacaTTAAAACTgatcttttttttcacaggtttgttattttatgtataagttgtgatacacaaagtgtgggcctttggacaatactgtttaccgaaagggtccaatggctttaagagtgaTGGCCAAATGTATACCTCCCCTTTAGAGTTGTCAATGTATCAGCCAATGTGCGTTACAATGTCCCATTGTAATATCAGTGTGACAACAtttctataattatttttttgcaagaaAAGAACGTTATTTTTACTCAGCAAGGCAGTAAAACCCAACTACGTGATGTTTTTGCGTGAGCCATGGACGtgactgtttaaaggcactggacaattttGGTAATACTTAAAATAagtgtgagcataaaaacttagctgggagctgttgatatgtATAATGTGAGAAACTGCcgtctctgaagtaatgtagatgttgagaaagaggtaatttctcacccaaataaaataattcaaaaaaaCTTCCAAGCACACCatagtgcaacaagggtattttttctttcatttgtaaCAGGTTTGAGTGCGGCTAGCGCACTCTGTGCTGAAACATAATAAATTTTACAAGGGACACGCTGTTTTTGTGGTGTTGTAAAATATGAAGAAAGTTTTATTCAAATCCCGACTACTATAAAGGGAGAGGCGAATTTAAAACGCTGTATTTATACAGTACaaatgagataataataaaatctcaAATACAAAAGAGGAGAAAAACAAACCCAGCGGGTCTCGACAATAAAAATGCAacgaaaataacaatgaaactttatacaatggaaatataaaacaaaaataaatgaatggccTATCTGTTGGTGTTGGACTTGGACGGACGCTGACGATAACTTGAATTGAAGATACTTGAATTGAAGATGGTGTGACAATGAAAAAGTTCTTCCAGCAAAGTTGAAGATATTGGGGCTGCGAAGATTATGATGACAAACTTGAAGACTTCAGAACCAGTTCCTTGTCCTTGATCAGGGGACAGGATTACTGTTCTGGTACAAGTGGGTATGACGAAAATGCAGTGAAGATAAGTAGGCTACAGTTGATGACACGCTGTCCTGCTGGCTCTCTTGATTTGGATTCGGCCTAGAGCAGGACAGGGGATGaatatacaattattgtggtGATAAAGCTGGGCTGGCGCAATCCAACGTAGATGTCCGACAGAGGCAAAGTGTAATTATTGAAAGAACTTGGAGGGTTAATTCTAACACTATCCGTCCTCTGTCGGTGTCCAGTGGCCAAGTGTCAAACCACTTCCTTGGGTTTGGTCACTGACCCCTGAGACATCCCTTCCTCAATAGCCGTGATTGGTTGCAAAGCCTGCTACCAATCACCCactcatcacacaccaccaggcAACCACCCACCCTAGACTCGCCCTAGTCCGAGCAGGACATAGGGAAACTAGGGGTAACAAAAAAAGGGGGCTGCAATTTCATCCCATTACACGCGCGCCTGCTTTCTGAATGTCGTCCCGACATAAGTTTAAACAATCGCTACGCATGTCCATTCGCGCAAGTAAAATGCCTAgggaaaaaaatgacaaagaaaaaaaaaaaaaaaaaaaaatcgctctATTTTGCAGTAATAATGTCTAACATTGCAGTAATGCACACATCCTTACTATTCTCTAAACTGAAGGTACTCATAAAAGATTGAAGAAACTCTGCCTTTTCCTTCCATTCTGGAATTCCATGTTGGAGGGAAAAGCCAAGACGGTTAGGGGGCTTTATAACTCTGCTGGGTCTTTGTCTAGGGGGGACCTGGGGACCCGTAGCAGGGGGTTCATCGTCATCTGACACCGAGTCTTCTACTATGGGTGCATCCGATTCAGTATCAGATTCTGATGGGTGTGGTTCCTGTGTCTGCTTTGCCTTGCTCGCTGTGCCTTCAGTGGAAGTAGGTACAGGGAGTGGCAACGAGTTGAAGGGCAGGAGCAAGTTCCTATGGAGTGTTCGAGTAGGACCTCCACCTTGCTCTTGTTTCACCACATACACAGGAATATCAGGGTTTACCTGCTTGACCACCTTGTAAGGATGTTGTTCCCATCGGTCAGCTATCTTGTAGTTTCCAGTGGGAGCGACAACCTTAACCAGAACTCTGTCACCAGGGTGTAAGATGGCAGCTCTCAAATTGATGTCGTGACGAGCCTTATTACGGGAGTTAGACTTGTCAGAGTGACTTGAGGCCAGGTTGTATGCATCAGCAAGGCGTCGTCTCAATTGCTTTGCATACTCTCCCTGGGTTCTATTGGCCGACTCTCGTGGTTCCAATCCAAGAAAGATATCGACTGGAAGCTTTGGATGTCTACCATACATAAGGAAGTACGGTGAGAAACCAGTTGCATCATTCTTGGTGGAGTTATATGCATGGACCAGAGGGGCAACATATTTTTTCCACACTGACTTCTTGTCCTCAGGCAATGTCCCTAACATCTCAAGAAATGTTCTGTTGAAACGTTCGACTTGACCATTTCCTTGGGGGTGATATGGGGATGTTCGACTCTTAGTGATGCCGGTTATTTTACACAACTGGTGTATAACATCTGACTCAAAACCCCTTCCCTGGTCAGAATGAAGTCTGCCAGGAAATCCATAATGgacaaaaaaattgtcaaacagTACACGGGCAGTAGTTTTAGCTGTTTGGTTTGGTACCAGGATTGCTTGGGCATAACGGCTAAAATGGTCGGTGATAACCAAAATATCCGCTTGTGAACCACCAGTCGTTTTGAGGGAAAGATGATCGATGCACACCAGTTCCATTGGTTCACAAGTTGTAATGCTTACCATTGGGGCTGTCCTTATAGCAACTGGGGGCATCTTACGCCTGATACATCTGGGGCATGAGCGAATCCTATTATCAACATCACAAGCCATGTATGGCCAAAAGAATCGAGAACGGATCAAGTCAAGAGTCCGCTCACGACCAAAGTGACCAGCTTCGTCGTGAAGACAACGGAAAGCAACATCCCTGTACAGCATGGGGAGAACAAGTTGGAAAATTCTACCACCATTTTTCTCTGTACGTTGGCGGTACAGGACACCATCTCGAAATGTGAGTTTGTCCCAGTCCCGTAGGATTGCAACAACATGACGACTTTCTCGATGTCTCAACTTCCCCTGGGGACATTGTCCTTCCTCCATGTATCGAACGATCTTCCCAATGGTAGGATCTTCACGTTGATACTGTCGCCACTCCTCGGTGGACACCCGAGGAATGGGACTTTGGCCAGGCCATAGTGGGGGATCATCGATTTCTGGTGGGACAGCTGAGCCTTGCAGGGCTAGAGTCTCTACAAATGGGGTGGGTGACTCGGCTGAGTTGGCAAGGTAAACACCGTGTGAGCCCACTACAGCTTTTACAGCTTCAACAGGAACAGTCTGTGAATTAGCTGCAGTCTCATGGTGGGGGCGACGAGACAGGCCATCTGCATCACCATTGAGCTTGCCACTCCTGTACTCCAATGTGAAATTATATGCAGACAGGGCAGCGAGCCAACGATGTCCAGTTGCATCTAACTTGGCAGTCGTGAGCACATAAGTTAGAGGATTGTTGTCTGTCACCACTCTAAAACTAGTCCCATAAAGATAATCATGAAACTTATCTGTTACGGCCCACTTCAGAGCTAAGAACTCAAGTTTGTGGGCAGGGTAGTTTGCTTCGCTCTTTGAGAGACCTCTGCTTGCATAAGCAACAACTCGTTCCCGTCCATCCTGCATTTGATACAGCGCTGCACCAAGACCAGTGACACTGGCATCAGTATGAAGGATGAAGGGTTGACTAAAATCAGCATAAGCCAAGGCAGGTGCCTCTGTTAGTTGTGTGATCAGGTATTCAAAAGCATGTTGACAATGTGGGGTCCAGGTGAAAGGAGGGGGTTTGGGCTTGTGGGAACGGCCAACACCTTTCTTCATTGGGAGGCCCACCGTAAGGGCATGAAGGGGTTTGGCTATATTGGAGTACCCTGCAATGAATCGGCGGTAGTATCCAGCGAATCCCAGGAAGGATCGAACTTCCTGGTGGTTACTGGGAACTGGCCAAGTCTTCAAGGCAGCAGTTTTATCTGGGTCAGTCTCAACGCCTGCTGCCGAGATCACATGACCGAGGTACTTCACAGAGGAACGAAAAAGATGGCATTTGGACGGCTTTAGTTTCAAACCATGCTGCTGCAGCCGTGTGAGTACTGACTCAAGTCGCTCGAGATGTTCCTCGAAAGTACTTGAGAAAACAATGATGTCATCGAGGTGGACTAAACATGTTTTCAGGTTGAGGTCCCCCACGCAACGTTCCATGAGTCTTTGGAAGGTTGCTGGGGCATTAGTAAGGCCAAAAGGCATACGGTTTGCTCCATAAAACCCAAGCGGGGTTGTGAAAGCCGTTTTTGCTTTGTCTTCTTCTCGCATCTCCACTTGCCAATACCCAGCTTTCAAGTCTAGAGAGGAAAACCACTTTGCGCCATGTAGGGCATCCAATGTGTCCTCAATGCGGGGCAGTGCATAGGAATCGCGTACTGTACGTTCATTCAGTTTACGATAATCTATGCAAAACCTCAGACTGCCATCCTTTTTCCGTACTAGGACGACAGGGGATGCCCAAGGGGAATGTGATTCCCTGATTGCCCCAGCATCGAGCATCTCCCTGATCAGCTGTCTAACTTCATCATACTGAGCAGGGGGAATTCTGCGATGTCGTTCTTTGAAGGGCGTGTTATTGGTCAAAGTGATTCCATGTTGGACAGTGGTGGTGTGTCCAAGGTCTTTGTCGTGAAGTGAGAAAACAGAAGTACGGTGTTTCAAGAAATCTTTAACTGTAGTCAGATTATCGGAACTAATCGGTGACTCAGTAAAGTTGAACATATTCAAGAAATCATCTGTCTCGTCTAGAACGACATCGGTGGGGTGATTGGTTCGtgattctttctcaaaagtagGAGAGGAGATTGAATCAACGTGCTCCAATTTGCACAAAACAGTTCTCGGGTGGATGAAGCACTGTTTTAGGGACATATTTCTGACTGTTATTGGAACATAATTATGGTGAACATCGCGGTCCAATGTAAGGACTGTAGGAAGGACTTTCAACATGCCAGGCAGGGCATGTCCCTCAGCGGGTTCAACAATAACTTTCAAATGCAATGCTTGGAGATGGGCTTTTACAAAACCACCAACGACAACGGTTTCATTTGGGTTAATTGTGATAACCCTATCACCGGCTGCTCGCACGTTTCCAAGTTTCTGTTTCTTGCATTTGTCTTGGGCAGACAGACTTTCGAGTGCAAGTTGCAAGGCATTGGGCAGGGCTACCTTTTGAGAGAATCGTGGCCCATACGATTGGAAACAATGCGACTTGCACTGAGCGATAATATTGGTACCAACCAAAAGGGGAACATTGGCATGATAAGCCGTGTCCGGTACAACAAGTGCTAGTGCCCAGTATGATGCAGGCTCATTACGAAGTTGAAAAGGAAATGAGATTTGAACTTCGATGTATCCTAGGAAAGGGACAGTAGCACCACCAGCACCTTGGACTTGAAGAAGGTTACTGATGGGCTTAATGGGATTGGAGGAAAGATGTTTGGTATGGAAGGACTTGGAAACTGTCGTAACTTGTGACCCAGTGTCAACGAGGCAAAGGCATTTCACACCAGACACACAAGCCTCTGTCTCATTGGCACTACCCACCAAGCGATTTAGGATTGTTGGGGTGTGGTGGAGGCCGCCGGGTTTGACGGCGAGGCTGCCTGCCACATCACCTCCTGTGGAGGCAGGTGCCTGTTTAAATTAACTGTTGGGACTTTTGAGGCTTAGGGGGGTTGCGACACCCACGGGCAATGTGCCCGACTTGACCGCATTTATAGCACTCAAACCGTGCTGGTGTGGGCGGATTGAGTGGGGGCGGGTTGTTGGAGGTCATGGCAAAGCTCCGAAAATGGGGTGGGGGCTGGATTGGAGGGGCCGCTGGTTGGGGTGTTAAGGCGACTTTAAGCTCAGCCAGTGAGGACGAAATTACCGAGAGGGCATCTTTGAAGTCATGGGCAGGAGTGGGGCGTGGAGGGCCAGGGGGAAGGTCCTTCACGGGGCGTTTCGCAACCAACTCCTGCTCGCCCAAGCGGACGAGGCGCACTAAACTATCAAATGTGGCTACCTCGTCCTTCTTATGGCGACAGATATTCTTGAGTTGTTGGTCTCTCAGGCCACGCCAAAATATTTGCATCAGAACGTTGTCCATGGTGGCCACAGGAAGGCCACCACGACGGCACGCATCATACACGAGGAGTTTGAGACGGCGACCGAAACCAGCAGCCGTCTCCTGGTCTTCTTGGTTGCTGTTATATGCCCGCTGGAGGAGTGACGGCCCATCCTGGACGGTGCCGTAACTCCCCTCCAGCTCACAAACTATGGCGCCAATCGAAGGGTGGGGGCCCAGCGTTTGAATTAGCCGACTGGGTTCTCCACGGATCGATTGGCGAACATATGGGGCCAAAATCTGCTCCGAGTATGTGCCGTCTCGGAGCAAGGAGTCGACTTCGAATCTCCAAGAGTCGAAGTCAACACCATGCCCCTTTGACGACACATCCCCAAGGAAAGGAGAGATCTTGGGGGGCTGGACATAAGCAGCTGGGGGCTGAGGATGGGCAGGGAAAGGCCTATGTGGGGGAAAATGAGATGGAAACGCATGTGGCGGTTGCGGCTGTGGCTGCGGCGCTGGCTGCGGCGCTGCAAAGGCCGCCTGGGGGATAGGAGAAAGTACAGGAGGGGGAGGATTGGAAAAAGGAATGGAAGGGGGAGGGGTAGTTGGGTGAGAAATAGGATATTGTTGTGGTATGGTTGGTATGGGCACAGTCATCGGTGTCGGGGGATGAAGGATAGGCAAGGGAGGGGTTGTACGAAGAACATCTTCGTGGGAGGGGATGAGGGAAGCCATTGGTATAGGGTCGAGTCCAGGGGGTGGAGGCTGCCGGTGCGACAAGCGAGGGTAGCCATTGAGGAGGGACTGTCCATTAAGGAACTGAACAGCCTCAGCCGCCGCTGCCGGAGAAGTGTACTGGCAATATACATATGAGCCATAGGCACTTCCGGAATGTGACGGCTCAGTAATGTTACGGATTGCACCAGCCCGTCCTAGAAAATAACGTATCTGCGCTAGGGAGGCTTCAGGTGGAATGTTAGCCACCAACACGGACATAATGATTAAAATGAAGTtaagagttataaataaaaaatctgatGTAAATAATTACATGCAACCAAAGGGTACATGAAAACAATAAATTCAAATTAAAACTGTGGCAAGAGCAATgctgaaaaacaacaaataaatacaatgggGAAAGTTGGCAAGTTTAGCAGAAAACAATGTCGAGAAATAATGTGGGCCCCATCAGTAGTCGTCGAAAGGTGTTTTGTTTGAACACACAATCAAAATTGGAAACGAAATACAGCGTATCCCCACATTGGGCGCCAATTATGTAACAGGTTTGAGTGCGGCTAGCGCACTCTGTGCTGAAACATAATAAATTTTACAAGGGACACGCTGTTTTTGTGGTGTTGTAAAATATGAAGAAAGTTTTATTCAAATCCCGACTACTATAAAGGGAGAGGCGAATTTAAAACGCTGTATTTATACAGTGCaaatgagataataataaaatctcaAATACAAAAGAGGAGAAAAACAAACCCAGCGGGTCTCGACAATAAAAATGCAacgaaaataacaatgaaactttatacaatggaaatataaaacaaaaataaatgaatggccTATCTGTTGGTGTTGGACTTGGACGGACGCTGACGATAACTTGAATTGAAGATACTTGAATTGAAGATGGTGTGACAATGAAAAAGTTCTTCCAGCAAAGTTGAAGATATTGGGGCTGCGAAGATTATGATGACAAACTTGAAGACTTCAGAACCAGTTCCTTGTCCTTGATCAGGGGACAGGATTACTGTTCTGGTACAAGTGGGTATGACGAAAATACAGTGAAGATAAGTAGGCTACAGTTGATGACACGCTGTCCTGCTGGCTCTCTTGATTTGGATTCGGCCTAGAGCAGGACAGGGGATGaatatacaattattgtggtGATAAAGCTGGGCTGGCGCAATCCAACGTAGATGTCCGACAGAGGCAAAGTGTAATTATTGAAGGAACTTGGAGGGTTAATTCTAACACTATCCGTCCTCTGTCGGTGTCCAGTGGCCAAGTGTCAAACCACTTCCTTGGGTTTGGTCACTGACCCCTGAGACATCCCTTCCTCAATAGCCGTGATTGGTTGCAAAGCCTGCTACCAATCACCCactcatcacacaccaccaggcAACCACCCACCCTAGACTCGCCCTAGTCCGAGCAGGACATAGGGAAACTAGGGGTAACAAAAAAAGGGGGTTGCAATTTCATCCCATTacacattattctcttgcaacttcgatgaccaatattgagcccaaagtttctcaggtttgttattgatgGATAATGTTGtggtacaccaagtgaaaatactggtcttttaaacgtgtccagtgccttttacaaGCAAATAATGTAGGCCCCTAGATATTCAGCAAGTTATCTAGATGTGCCGTATCATTCGATCACGGTTGATCCGTAAAACAGTTCAACAATGAAAGAGTCTGGGACCATATGCCAAATAGTTTGTTCGTGCACCTAATGAGTTCCGAAACCTAACATTTCTGTTAGCTCTGAAATTTACATAGAACATAACCATGGCGTTTCTTGATGTGATTTTTAGCCTATTGACTGTCAAGTCAGTACTGGTTGGGTTGGCAGCTCTCTTCATAGCTACATGGTTTTACCGACGGCCGAGGAACCTTCCTCCCGGCCCGACTGGATGGCCCCTTCTTGGCTACCTCCCAAATCTCATCTCGGCCGGGGACGAGTACAAGAACTTAACCCGACTGGCTAAGACCTACGGACCGGTGTTTAGTATGAATCTAGGCGGTACATTGGTGGTGGTCGTCAACAGCTTCGCTTCTATCAAGGAGGCTCTTAGTCACCCCAACACCGCAGCCCGTCCACCCACAAGCTTCTTCAGGAACATGACAGAAGATCCA of the Asterias rubens chromosome 3, eAstRub1.3, whole genome shotgun sequence genome contains:
- the LOC117288023 gene encoding LOW QUALITY PROTEIN: formin-like protein 14 (The sequence of the model RefSeq protein was modified relative to this genomic sequence to represent the inferred CDS: inserted 1 base in 1 codon): MSVLVANIPPEASLAQIRYFLGRAGAIRNITEPSHSGSAYGSYVYCQYTSPAAAAEAVQFLNGQSLLNGYPRLSHRQPPPPGLDPIPMASLIPSHEDVLRTTPPLPILHPPTPMTVPIPTIPQQYPISHPTTPPPSIPFSNPPPPVLSPIPQAAFAAPQPAPQPQPQPPHAFPSHFPPHRPFPAHPQPPAAYVQPPKISPFLGDVSSKGHGVDFDSWRFEVDSLLRDGTYSEQILAPYVRQSIRGEPSRLIQTLGPHPSIGAIVCELEGSYGTVQDGPSLLQRAYNSNQEDQETAAGFGRRLKLLVYDACRRGGLPVATMDNVLMQIFWRGLRDQQLKNICRHKKDEVATFDSLVRLVRLGEQELVAKRPVKDLPPGPPRPTPAHDFKDALSVISSSLAELKVALTPQPAAPPIQPPPHFRSFAMTSNNPPPLNPPTPARFECYKCGQVGHIARGCRNPPKPQKSXTVNLNRHLPPQEVMWQAASPSNPAASTTPQQS